ACTTATCAGTTTACATGTCATTGCTTCAAGTAGCACTGACTGTTCAGAGAGATGTTTCATGCTTAGCAAAGCATTTGTAGTATATAAGTGTAGCATGCATTGTATATCACTGCGTTGTATATCACTGCGTCGTATATCACTGCACTGTATATCACTGCACTGTATGTCACTGCGTTGTATATCACTTCATTGTATATCACTGTATTGTATATCACTGCACTGTATATCACTGCATTGTATATCACTGCGTTGTATATCACTGCACTGTATATCACTGCGTTGTATATCACTGCACTGTATATCACTGCATTGTATATCACTGCGTTGTATATCACTGCATTGTATATCACTGCACTGTATATCACTGCACTGTATATCACTGCGTTGTATATCACTGCACTGTATATCACTGTATTGTATATCACTGCATTGTATATCACTGCGTTGTATATCACTGCATTGTATATCACTGTATTGTATATCACTGCACTGTATATCACTGCACTGTATATCACTGCGTTGTGTATCACTGCACTGTATATCACTGCATTGTATATCACTGCGTTGTATATCACTGCATTGTATATCACTGCACTGTATATCACTGCACTGTATATCACTGGGTTGTATATCACTGCACTGTATATCACTGCACTGTATATCACTGGGTTGTATATCACTGCACTGTATATCACTGCATTGTATATCACTGCACTGTATATCACTGCACTGTATATCACTGGGTTGTATATCACTGCACTGTATATCACTGCATTGTATATCACTGCGTTGTATATCACTGCATTGTATATCACTGCACTGTATATCACTGCGTTGTATATCACTGCACTGTATATCACTGTATTGTATATCACTGCATTGTATATCACTGCACTGTATATCACTGCGTTGTATATCACTGCACTGTATATCACTGTATTGTATATCACTGCATTGTATATCACTGCGTTGTATATCACTGCATTGTATATCACTGCACTGTATATCACTGCGTTGTATATCACTGCACTGTATATCACTGTATTGTATATCACTGCATTGTATATCACTGCGTTGTATATCACTGCATTGTATATCACTGTATTGTATATCACTGCATTGTATATCACTGTGTAATCTTCTCAAAGGACTTTAAAGCTGGAAGTAAGATGGAAGAAAGCTCGTTAGACAGCTGATACAGTTTTGGCCCGTTCGTTCTGCTGCAGATCTGGGTCTGTGTACTTGtatttttgtggtgtgtgtaaAATATTGCATCAAGAACAAATAATGTGTTTCAATCACTACCTCAGCTTGACTAAAGATGAATAAAGATACATTCAGAGGAAAGTCAAGAGGAACTCAGCAGCCTTGGCTGCCCATAAGCAGCATATGTTCAGTAAACATGTTGAGTAATTCAGTGGCGCTATAGTCCTTTATACGACCTGAATATCAAATAATTAAAGAGTCCACGAGGGACACTTTTAGTTCACCAAGACGTGTTAAAGGTCTTGTTGGTCTGCAGTGATTTGTGGAAGAAGTCTGTGCCCTACACAAATAAGATTAGAGAAGTTATGATTTCTAGaatcaattttatttctaaccAAAGAGGGAAATGACAGCAGCTGAATAAGGCAAACATTTCAGGGGCAAAGATCCAGAAAAGACAATATGTatgacttcttcttctttctcttcttcttcttcctcttcttcttttactttgggctgctcccttcgggggtcgccacagccaatcatccgcctccatttaaccctatcctctgtatcctcctcacccacaccaactaccctcatgtcctccttcactacatccaagaacctcctctttggtcttcctctggGCCTCAcaatatatccatccatccattttctatacccgcttattccttaaccagggtcattATATATGACTATATTTGTTCTTTACATCACAGCCTGAAAATGTTCTATATACTGTAGTTTTGGAAGGATATGTGACTTTTAATATAacacatagtaaaaaaaaaaaaacaagaaaagatgATTAATAGACTTCCCTGTCTGTTGAGACAAAAATCAGATATAGTGCAATGGAAACCGAATCATCAAGAGGAAATGACAGCGTCACTGCTCAACCCTAAAAATATCTTACTCACTTTACTTGCGGGTCTGACCTGGAGGAGAAAAGATGTTTATTCTGAAACGGGCTctgctctttgtgtgtttctgcttcacAGGTACGGTGCATTTGTCTACACTATATGTAgagcagaaatattttattgctCATGACAAACTGTTCTGTCTTTCTGATGTGCTTatgcaaataataaaatagtcTGGTCAATCTGCATTTAAGTAGATTCTCCTGGTTGGTTTTCTTCTgcttactttttgttttatttcatccatttttctctgcgtttttttttttttttttttaccacagttGCTCGTAGTGAAGCCTCATCTTGGACCGTTACAGTGCCACAGTCAGTCAGAGGTGTCCTGGGATCCTGTGTGGTTATTTCCTGCAAATATGATTTCCCACATACATCGAACAAAATCACTGGGTATACTGGGATTTGGTACAGAGACACAGATCAGGTCATCTACCACCCGCAGACGTCTAACATCATAGAGAATTACCGCAGTCGGACAGAGCTGCTGGGAAACCTCGAACAAAAAAATTGCTCCCTTAAGATCAATTCCCTTCAGCAGAGTGACCAAGGGTCTTTTTATTTCAGGATTGAAATAGGAGGCCATGACAAATATACTCACAGTAATCATAAAGTTTCCATTACAGTGGATAGTAAgtattaatcacattttatataCATCTTTAACAGTATAGTTATCGCTTTTATTTAACTCTAGTTttcttaaaatatatatatgtgttttccTTGAGTTTCATACATCTGTGTAGAGAACTGAAACTTTAGCTGTTTAGTGATGGAAGCATGAAAGGATGAAAAAACTGTAACATTAGCACAAATAAAGAGGAAGTCCAGTCACTCATCACGGTTCAGATCAGAACAGCTGAAACTAAAAAGAACCATATTGGCTTGTCTGTAGCTACCAAGgatttttaaacatgtttttaatggacTTATTCTTTTTTTGCACAAATAACATCGCATCAGATTCTAAACAACAAAAGTAataatgtaaaatgcatttattgcaGACAGACAACCCATATTCAGAACTCCTACTTGTTAGGTCTCGTGCCCACAGTAACATTGAAgtctgtctcttctgtctgacagaaaatgattaaCTTACAATGTGTGACTTAGAGTAGATTAAGAGTCTGTTTGCAGGGTGGTTAGGTGTTGTGTTGGGGgcggtgggggtggggggtgttaTATATAACCTAAAGTGTTATAACCTAAAGTAAGTTCCTCTTACATTAGATTCAACTTTGCACATGTTACAGTGAAGCTAGAACCCTTTATTTAAGGACAGTAAGCATAGGAAATGTTTTCATGCCTTTGTCACACATTCCTCTGTAAAGGTTTCAGCAGTCCACTCCTGTGTTATGTTTACTAGGTTACCTGGGTGCAGTTGTTGCCCATcataacttttgtttttcttgctgcAGGTGAACCAGctctctccatcactgtgaAAGAGGAACTGGAAGAAGGTCAAACTGTGTCTGCGTCCTGCTCTGCGTCTCATTTCTATCCCGCCTGTCCTCCTACCATCACCTGGACTCACTCTGGACAGTCACAGCTCCAACTACACGATGCCCAGTGGAAATCCACTCTGACCTTTCAGCCCACCCCAGAGGACCACAACAAGGCTTTAGGGTGCACTGTAACATACAAAGACAAGCAGATGAAGAAAGCATCCAGCTCCCtcaaagtgaaatgtaaatatgttttaaatggtgtattgtcttttgtctttgtgcagtgaccccccccccccccccaccttaGCAAAAACTatgaaatgtaaacactgtGCATCTGGAAAGAACAATATTATGAGCGGTTCCT
This window of the Mastacembelus armatus unplaced genomic scaffold, fMasArm1.2, whole genome shotgun sequence genome carries:
- the LOC113133302 gene encoding myelin-associated glycoprotein-like, whose amino-acid sequence is MFILKRALLFVCFCFTVARSEASSWTVTVPQSVRGVLGSCVVISCKYDFPHTSNKITGYTGIWYRDTDQVIYHPQTSNIIENYRSRTELLGNLEQKNCSLKINSLQQSDQGSFYFRIEIGGHDKYTHSNHKVSITVDSEPALSITVKEELEEGQTVSASCSASHFYPACPPTITWTHSGQSQLQLHDAQWKSTLTFQPTPEDHNKALGCTVTYKDKQMKKASSSLKVKYAPVKVNVAYNRQVKEGQDVQLTCSSDANPPASTYTWTNATGAQLYQKNPYTLSNVSRHTGTIYCSAKNTVGQRKSSPVQLNVLYAPEIKAASCSSEVDMVKCVCIVESNPPSKVHFNLLNRVLPSTSLKNDHHVTNATLLTKFEASEFIQCWANNTLGNAERKMPLSDKMMGVYIFIIAGACVILVILLIIVAVVKIW